aaaaaaaacattgctaATAAGCCGCAGTTAATCCTCTAATTAATTTGTCTAACCGGTCCACCATTTTGACGATAACCAGTTGTTGCCCTACTGAATGCCCAACTCCCGACAAAAGGGGAAGGGTTCCAGATTTCATTTGAGCCATAAAAACGACCACTACTTCCCGTCTAGACGCTATGGCGTGTTTTAACGATctctattaatatttaataaactgatacataaatattttgccGTACAAAATCGTAAATTATTTAGtgtacaaaaatgtaattgaCGACAGCGTTAGTTTAGTTAAGCTCGCGATGTCTATAAAGCATTTACATTCAGAATGAATCTTTTCAGGCATTTGACGTTGGAGTTTGTTGGAAAACCTTCATGCCACGGCACATAGCAGTTCATCGTTCATCAAATCGATCGTAGAAACAAAATTCTTAACTGTAAACGtccaaaattattttccaaGAGTAATTAAATGTCCGggtttaaataattcaaaacttatttaACAAAGACAAAGGTGTAATCAATTAGTCACAGTCATATACGTATTTGCACTTTCGTTATTTTGTGACGGAATCGTATGCGCACGCGAGGCGTACGCGATCAAACAAAACGGCTTTACATAAAATTgcaattttaattagtaattttgAGTTAACAATGCCTGTTACCACCCGAACTCGAAAACAGTTAGATACATAGTGGGCACAAACCATTcaatgaaccgattttgattgtgatgacattttatttttctatgttaAGAGAAAACCTACTATATGTGATAATCGCTCGCAAAACGAATTaacatgtaaattattaagaatacTGATCGCAATAACATTTGAACGCCGTAGTTAGCAATAACTCAAGTTAATAATTAGCTATTTACCGATGTACCtcaacttagttttaagtaatttatttgacgtcaaccgatgtagtgaaaccaaaagatatgacaattatttagtgatatgaagtatcccataataatgaataatatttttgagtttCATTATACCAAACATGACTATTGGAATAAGGTCGGACAAGATCCTTTGCTAGCAATAGGAAGGTGATTCCAATTGGTATAAGAAACTCAAACATCGAAAATAAAAACCTCTTGttgctaataataataaatctgaaTAAAGCAAGTCTAAGATTTACcttcttcaaaaaaaaatcggtaGGTCAACTGCCGTATTACCGTGGATTAAATAATAGACGCGTACACAATTAGCgttctaaaataaatcatacatatgtaagtcCATATAATTACGTGTTTATCCCTTACTTGGTAAACgtcaggggtagacagaacccagtttaaaaaaaaaactaaaagatgATGCTCAGCTGCaagtatggcttaatgatggaccTGAGATTGAAAtacgacaggttgctagcctattgccTGAAAAAAGAtgcccaagtttattagcctatcccttggttgACTTTAACACCCTGTcatgggaagagaagcagctggtacacactatgttttttcttcgctacaaaacaaagaaaagaaattatacCCTTTGTAcgcaataaaaatctaaattaagcAAAACAAGATTCATCTCCAAAAAAATCGGTCAGTCAACTGCTGTATTACCACGGATCAAATAATAGACCCGTACTTAATTGGtgttctaaaaataaactccGCAATTTATGATCCATAACCGTAAGCGCATTAATACCACAGAATAAGCTTTTTACCGTtcttacattaattaaattgacgGTAGCTCACAAGTCATTATTAAGAGTATCAATATGCACGAATGTGAAGCTTcttcaacaaaaaaatctgaatagCTTTAGGTAATTATAGTTTTTCATGGGTATTGTGTTACATAAATACGAAAAATATGTTAACGTAACAAGCTATTCTGTTGTGGTATGAGATAAGCGGAGTAAGGAATGTTTTCCACTAAAGGTTTAACCTTAAGAAAGAAATACGTAATTTGATCATTGCCAATCGGAcgtatttgattaaaatataattaattccaGTATTAAGTAACTAATAATTTCTTCACGTTACGTCGTATTTAAACTTAGtaagatttattaaaacttattttgtatTGCACAATATTAATATGACAAGTGATTATGCCCAGAGATTAGTTCCTGTGGAATTCGTAATAATTCTTCATTTGGGAATTCCCATACTTATTTGATAAACATTAAGTTTCGTTTGACGTTGAGTCTTTAAGGACTTGTGATAATAGTTTAGCCTTGGctgattttgatattttgaagGAAATCAGGGCACCACATTATGCCGaattttcatagtttattGGTAGAATATgaattttcattcttttcactTCACTGGAAAGAAACGTAAGCTAGGcatgtgtaaataaaaagtagtGTATTAATCACAAACGAAATCCTATTCTAgaatgccgggaaccgcacggacAATATTTAACAGTTACTCATCTGGCGCACTAAGTATTTGTTCAGTTGACGGCGACAAAACGTCACCAACACAAAAGCTGCCAAGTTCATAAAATTCCCACAACCGCCTATCCTCAGGAGTCGTGTTGAATGTGCTCAAAATTCATTCATGTCATTTCAATCAATATGTCGGGCAATAAAAACACAATCTGACATGTTTGTTGCGCAGTCAACTCAACGATTGGATAAATCtccaataaatacaaattgtaTGGCGATTTTTGAACATTTCATTTTGTGGGAAGCGTTAAAGCGAATCAATTGGAAATTGTTTTGAACGACATAGTCAACTTTTACAACCTCAACATTCGTTTGGTTGAAAGCCAAATGATTGATTGTTTGAACTTTGACAGTCACCAGAAAGGATTCAAGACATTTTAATTGACTCAGGAGACAATTGCGAATATCCCAATTTCACAGTTCTAtgtcgtatttttatttcgagTTATGACAGACAAAATTTCACGACAGCCGAAGTTTGCAAACAAAAAGGGAAGTTAACAGAAAGGATTAAAAATCTTTGTATTGTAAACGACCCGCAAAAAGTTCATAGCGCGCAGAGGGCAGATGTTTGACGATTCAACCGGGCAACATTGTTCTCGGAATAGCGCCTTGGAAAAGTAAGGAAAAGGCGAGTCGGAGTTAAAACAACTTGGGAGTTAAACAAGCGTTCCGGATTCGGGCGCATTgttattcaaaaattattaaataataaacgaGGTCTGGACTCGTACAGGAGAATAAGAATGGCCGCGTCACGCTGGGAGACGCCTCACAGCGGCTGTTTAAAAAACCTATTAAAATAGTGATCCGGCACGCGACCGCGCTCGCCGCCTCGCCCCGCTGCATCGCCatgcacattttttttttcaattcaaatccCCCTTCTTTAAGACGTTTTTGTGCAAATCTTGCATCCATTGTGAAACGAAACGAAACCGAAGCTCGATCGAACAAAGATCCGAgcgcaaaaaaaattaaactcgcACCTGGCGGGAAGACGCCGCCGCTGCCCGACGCGAAAGGCAACAACCGCCATCAGAGCAATATCGTAAATCATCACTATACCCCTATAAATAAAGCCCTAACTAGTCAATACGGAACTACGCTCTTAGACTGAACCGCCTTACAATAATTCCAGGATAAAAGCACAAGACATTGAGTAACGAGAAGCGAAATACTGCAGGGGATCCATTTTTTCTTAATGATAGCCGAGTGCAGGTGATGTTACTGTTATAGAAAACGTAAAATTCAATTATGCGTCTATTGACAATGCGAATCTGGAGCGTTTCGAATGCAGTTTCCTCGGCCGGCTGCGAGACATTAGAAAGGggctgtatgtatgtgagGAGCCTTATATCCTTGGAGTGTCATAAAACGGCCACTTTTACAAATTGATCGTAAATTATATGAGTAAGTGAATATGCAGCCGATGAGGGGCAAACTCTATTATTATGCTTACTCCTTGgcaataaaatgtaagtactGAGATTGGGTATTGTAGTGAAACGCAATTTTACTGCCTCATACAAACGGCCGAATGGCGGCATTACGGACGTATTATAGCGGCTCTTGAGTGGTCTCGAATTTGATGTGAATTAAGATGCGACAGACTCCACTGATACGTAATAAAACTGTGTTTAGTATTCGCTCAGATAACTACATAACAGttgatatatataaacatgattTTCATAGGGTTTACTTTTTCCATCACTACAAAGGCAGTCAGCTTGATGAACACCGTCATATATCCGgacttaaaatctaaaatctAGTCATAATCAAACAAGCGTGTACGTCCTATGAATAGTAAGAAGATATggtcgtaaaaataaaatttaaatctcgTAAAATGTATCCAAAAATAGCTACAACAccattgttgtttatttttgatagattcatttattatacaaCAATAATTTCTCGTAACAATAACGtaataaacattcaaaaaattgtattaagtattttacaataaaaaaaaaactatgttcGACCAGTGAAGAGCAAGCCAAGgttttaaaattcatattcAACAATGTAAGTGCTTCCATATCtcaaaaactgttttaaatttaagccGTGTAAACTGACTCACGTCCattttaacatataaaatgttttaatatttacaaacagtGCTATAATGGGGGTCAAGACAGGATGTTGGCAGGAACGGATAATCGAAGGAAGGATATAATAAAAACCCATTCAATGAGAATGCATgttaaattgttaaatattaatatatataaagcaaGGTTTTTGACTTTTGGGCGCCTAATCGGGCGGGCCACGGGCCAATGGGGTCACGTCGACCCCGTtgaatcaatttaaatttttaatgatggGATCATGGgaaattgtatttatgtaagtacttacaaacTGCTTTGTAAGTTTTAAACATTAACGCGTCGTTAatggatttcttttttaattttaagttggAACTAACTGACGCTTTACGGTTTCTGTCCTTCTATGCCAAATTTATCTACGGCTTAAATGCGTGATAAACAACAGActctagtatatttattataacgtatatttacatttattgttaaatagcGGTTGCTTTTCTGGTATTCtcaattaaatctttattttaatttgcaattcgtattttttctcttatttgataattttctaaaaacagaaaaatacgatttgtatgtttttttttattattaataaacttgaatCATTGATTCATACCTTTGCTCAGGCAAATTTGCTACTGTTCTTTTACGAagagcaaaattaaaactaattaaaaaagatatatttaaaaattactatcAATAGGAAAATTCGATATTTCAAAGAAACCAGTGCCTGTAATCTCAGTGCCAAACGAAATTATCACTTAAACTTACTTCAACTTTTACTAACTACATAATATTTCGtaaattgtagaaaaaattaaaaaggaacTCACAATCACGAAACAGAAATATAAACCTTGTTCACTGCAGATAAGACTAAGACAAAAATACTCTTTTACGGTTTACATCCtgctattaaatattttccacTTTCGTCTTTAAAACGCAATAAAATAACCCATTACATATTCTTTCGTTGTAATAGAAAGCTTTTGAGATCACAGATATTGACAATTATTGTAACAAGTCACGTATTTGTGTGTGACTTCTGTGTATAATCTATGTACAcataaaaaaaggtttgttCCTGTATCTATTTTGGGATACATTTTACGAGATTTAAATGTCATTTTTACGACTTTATACAGTCCTTTACAATTCATGAATCGTGTGCTTATTTGATTGTTGTGAGTGGAGTTTTGATTTGAGATAGTGACATAAGAGAGTGTTAAAAAAACTCCTAAAATTTGTTACTAggtgcaataaaatttaaataaataattatttaaattttattgcaccaaaaataataagtacaatacatacatacatataatcacgtatatcccttgcggggtagacagagccaacagacttgaaaagactgataagccacgttcacctgtttggcttaatgatagaattgaaattcaaatagctgCTACCTGTCCCAGGTAgttagcccattgcctaaaagaagaatcccgcaagaaatatagacgtgactatatgtatgtttgtatgcataCCGTTTTTACCTGACGTTTCAACCGTGTTCACAGGACGGTgtgaaatttataatcatacatacaacgcgaaagtttaaaagtattataattttttaattaaaaatttaagtatacgtcaatttttaaatttattcaaaagtaGAGAAGTTTTAGCTGAATAGGCCATGATCCTAGCATGATAAAAGTTTATATCTTTGTTGACTCCTGCGTCTTCAAAtgcgtgttttatttttttgtctgtttctttccttaaataaaatgtaaaatgtttatGCGACTAAAATAATTCGTATGTTTCGGAATTTGGCGTGAAAGTAGGTTACGtcacttcagaataggaccaattcatttatttcccatggatttcatTGAGGACGCATAagcatatgtatttataaatagtacaaGCTTCAATATAGATCAAAAAAGTTACATCTTAATTTAAAGAGTTTTGTAAATGGAACCTGTATTaatgtaatatacatacatatggtcacgtctatatcctttacgggatagacagagccaacagtcttgaaaagactaaatgaccacgttcagctttttggcttaatgatagaattgagcttcaTATAGtgagttgctagcccatcggctgaaaaagaatcccaagtttgtaagactatcccttagtcgccttttacgacatccattaatGTAACTAAGTATGAAATGTAGGAGATATGAGATATGATAATATGTACTCCACAATTTGATTCATTACTTTAACTTGAAGTAGATCCTTAAGTtagtagataaaaaaatacacagcttctgattagaaaaagaattaaGAGTTCGACCGTTCGTTCCATTAACTTTAAGCAGACAGAACCTTCGGTCGCGTTCCAATGCGTTTCTAAGTGGAAGTACAACATGATACTGGCCGAATTCTAATCAGCTTTATGAGAACTGGATTCTAAGGGGCTACGTGATTCAAGGGCGAAATTAACAACCAAATTTCGATTGAGATTTGAACATTAGGCTGTGTAaggattaaatttatatgaaaacgaTAGAATTTCCCTTAATCCGgaaatattcaaaaagttaCGTCGTAAAGTCTATTTTAGTTTGAAAATCAGTAATTGTGTTCTCATCGGCCTATGGctttgtgttttattattattttatttgaggtGTAATGCAGACGgtctaataaatattaaactttaaaatgattaaatattattcaatgtTACGATGTCAATTTGATACATCTAGCAGCGCTATCTATGTCCCCAACAGAACAACTGCGCCAAGCAGATCGCGTTTCACGAATATAACACCATCTGTTGTCGAATAGAGGTCACTAAAACTGATTCGGAAAGCATTATACCAAAAGCATACTGTACTTACCAACGCCACCTAGCGGCGAATAGCACAAGCATCTCACTTGCTTAGCAATAATCCCAACAGCGCCATCTAACGAAGATCACTGCATCCAATAGGCACACtacacaaataattattttttttaaaacttgctGTTCACACTTTTTATCACCTTTTTATATGGTCGATTGCACTATAAATTCTACAATTAATTTCCACTTGATTATCTGTGGCACAAATAACACTGCACTTTGTATATTGCATCATTGGTGCATtcatctgaaacaaaaatggAATGAGGTTATTttgagtttaaataaaaaattatgaataggAAAACTGCTTTGGGAATACatgtttttcaaaaaaatgtaatacaaGAATTTAAGTTACAAACTCATACAGTAAAATAAGATGAGGATTTGTGGTACGCTCACATACATTCTTAACctaattttattacagaaaattcatgtggtattaaaattatatattctattatttGCCTTTACTCACAAGACCAAGTTTGCTGTTTCATaaggtattatatatattatatattgttatattgcTAAGAAAGATCAGAAATTTGAAACCTAAAATACCATGCGGTATATACATTagtataactttatttttatttttttcatagtgaGCTAAAGATTTCTGATAAATATAACAACTTTGATGATTAAGtcacattttgttttgaagtctaacataagttttttatgcatttgaagaaacatttttaaaaaatctacagATAATTGACAGCCCGGGTATAGGTTTCCTGCTATgatttcatatacatatttaaaccATATACATCtctgaaatgtaaataaaatactaattaaatatgtatatctcaaaaacaccttttttaattatgatgtaattttttgtaactgcagtaaatatgtttgttattctctccataatcaaattatattcttataaTAAACTTCAATAAGCAACATATGGTCTTGTTATAGTCTGAAAACTCCAAAAAGCAATGTATTAAGGccatgatataaaaataaaaaaatatttgctccTAAATTCGATAAGCCTGTGTGCAGTTCAaaaatggtttaaaaaataaacttattatgaAGTATGATAATTATTGGTATTAACAGGACTTTTGTGATGGAATGAACAATTTATAGTGAAATACATACCACGATCACTTCATCCGTAAGAGCACTTCTCGAAGAAATAGAACTCATCGTGATAACCTGTTATAATAACCAAGTACCTAGGAATACCACACACACCTAATTATTTACGATCACGTTGATCAAGGAAACCGCTCTCAACCACGCGGAAGACTCTAAATAACAATACTAAAGACTTGCTTTATAATACACGCCTCTTATTTACACCACTTtactgaaaaattaatgaGTTAGCCTGAAAAATGCAAGCACGTGCACATTGAAATGCAACTTTATgcactacttattttttgttcGAAAAACACTCTTCACGAGTTCAATACTATAGATCCGCTCTTATCACTgcttaaagtaataaataggCCCTTTAACACGTGAACTTTATAACCAATTCGAATTACAGCGGCTGAAAAAACTACACAAAGAAAACATATGATCGATCGCACGAACTTGAAGTGCACATGGATGTGTCTATGCGCGACATCTGTCAAAACATTTTACGCAAAAACATCATAGATGGCGCAATAATAtcgatgtaaaaaaaatatttaacttaaccaaaaattttatttcacataataAGCTGATAATAAAGCAAGCTTACACGCTTTTGAAGTAAATTTTCAACTATTTTTACAGTACAGTTTTATCAGGCTTTGTCTATTAGTCAAGTCAGTGCCTATCATTGAACTaaagtgaatgaatgaattattctagcatttttcatacatttctCAATTCATTTGTACCTGAAGTCCATACTATCCATGTAATGAATTCATACAAATTAAAGATTAgagaaatttcatacaaattcatATAAGTTAAAGCTTTGCACAGagtgattttttattgattgagGAAATTTTCTTAGCATGTTTGAATAATGAAACTGAGTGGGTTTCCTTATAACATAATATTGTGTATGGGATATAATATACACTACCAACCAGTGTATGGGAAGttctttttattgatattttgctATTGATCATCATTGTCTTGATGTCACCATCAATACCAAGAGAATAGTGATCAATAGgccaaataaaatcaaatagatCTCACCTTTATGTTAGCATTGTCACGTTGAAGGAGTCGTAGTGACAGGTAGGAGAGCCTTAAAAGAATAGAAAATTTACTTtagttaagtaggtactaaactTGTTTTATAGGAGACAATTTCTAAATACTcatgtgaataaaaaaaatgctttaagtagtttttattGCGAAATATTTGTCTTGGTTACTACATGCGACTTACTTACATGattaaaaaagtaggtacttaccggCTCATTTTCTACCCATAAACTCTCAAATTCTTTTTCAAACTTTCCCACAATGTTCGGGTGTGAAGTGACAATAACGCTTTCGTGATTTGATGTCATAGCTTGAGTAGACCAGTTCAAGGAGCCCGACATGACAAAACCTTTCACTTGCTTAGATTTCATTAACTTTAAACTCATCCTTGTATTTGTAAACTGGGCGTGCACATTCAGTTTCTCTGCATATGCCTTGAGAATATTTTTACGCTTCACTGCCTTAGGTCCATCAATCACGCAAAATTTATGGTGCatcaaaatcgattttttGTTAGTTTGCACTTGGATAAAGCCTGTAAAAATATCACAGTAACATTAGGTCATTTGTGCCGACATCAGCCATCTATAAATTTTAGTGGTTCTTAAgaattacaattataattttctgtaCATAATTCCATTTGACTTCAGCTTCAAAGTTGGTCAGGAagcgaaaaaaatatagagtgCGCCAGCTGCTTCTACAATACAGATTGTAAAACCTTTCCAGAGATAGGCtggtaaacttgggattctccttttagatGATGGAAcagtaactaaaaaaataatcctctGCTTTTCTCgccttttcttttattttttagtttataaataaattagtaatgGCAGAGTTAGTCAACATTATATTTGCCTagtactttaaataatttgttgtagtaaatttaatgtgaatgaagaaatatgggctagcaacctattaccATCTCAATCATCAATTGACCATACCTACAGGTAAACGaggcttttcagttttttcaatagttttagctcactccgtaagggataaagacgttattatgtgtatgtacatttaataaaaaagtagtaCTTACTGAACTCTTTCAATCTTTTGATTTGTGATGGTGGTGTATATGCCATATCACTGTCAACCACTATTCTTACCAATACATGTTTCTGACCCAATCGTATAATTTGTTCGGCAATTTCGTTGCtggtaattaaatacatacagacgTCTAAAGTCTCACGTgctgattttatatatttcatcaATTTGAAGCAATTGAGCTCTCTACTTTCACAAATGGTTATGTCCTTATTAGGTGGCACTCTTATAGTGTGACGGACAACATCATCGGAGaataaaataacatcattTATTTCACGGTTCTTGAAGGTGAGAACTTCGTTACATGCGTCATCTTCATTAGCCTCAGGTAGTTTTTTTGATTCAGTacgaaaaaagtatttatacaaattctTTACTACCTGAGACGCGACAACTACTGTAGCTGTTGACGCCAGTAAAATTTTGGTACTTCTCCAATCCATGATGTCTCCTGCGAAATTCTTGTCAGTGacacaaataacaaaaaatatctttaaaggTCTTCAATCCACCATGTTGTCGACGCATTTGAAAGCAAGGTTTCCTCTTACTACCTTACTGTCATAactttcaaactaccctcaaAATTGAAGCAAACTATTCTGATAAAAACTATTGTTGCCAGGTTAAATAAatggaattaaatttattttcattcactCAATCTTCACCTGTCCTCTTGGCATCACTAATTTTTATCAAGGTCATTCACCTCTATGATCTTTCATCTCAATTTGGTGTTTGCTtccattgtttattttggtaaaTGTTGCTAAAGTCTAcggattaaaataaagagagtTCTTTtcaaacttaatattataaaaaaattatagtttttctATGTGTGATTTCTACTTATAATGTAGCAATTCCAAATTATAACTGACATAGTTACCTACCGAGTATCATCTTTCATATAAGAATGCCGAAAATACCTTATAAACCCGATAACGCGGATGACAACGAAGAAGATTACGAGATTGTGTCTTTTGAGGATTTCTGTGACAAGTCCCCCGGTTCTAAAACGGATTTATTGACGTTAAATGATAATATCAACTATCGCCTGTGTTATGAAAGTGATAAAGgttcaaaatttattgaaaacgaAGGCGAAGGGTCGAGTAGGGATGCTGAGAGACTATCAGAGACTTCCCTAAATGGTCCGAAAAGTGTCACTTTCAAGAGGAAGCTTTCAAATTCATTTGCGCCTTTTGGTAGGTCGAATAATGCGAAGACTGGCAGACCGCCACTTTTTAGTGGAGTCATTCCCAAGCCTAGGAATGAAGGAGAGTCCACATCAAGGGAGCATAGGTTAGTGAGAACTAATTTGAATTGGTTTTATTAGGTATAGAGCACTGGTTGCATCTTCAAACTTACTAAAGGCAGTAAAAAGATTCAGCTAAGTTTTTGCATTTGTCGTATGCATGTGTCTAAAGCAATAAAGCCATTCCATACCAACAGCAGTGCTTCACTTT
The window above is part of the Amyelois transitella isolate CPQ chromosome 11, ilAmyTran1.1, whole genome shotgun sequence genome. Proteins encoded here:
- the LOC106139928 gene encoding uncharacterized protein LOC106139928 — protein: MDWRSTKILLASTATVVVASQVVKNLYKYFFRTESKKLPEANEDDACNEVLTFKNREINDVILFSDDVVRHTIRVPPNKDITICESRELNCFKLMKYIKSARETLDVCMYLITSNEIAEQIIRLGQKHVLVRIVVDSDMAYTPPSQIKRLKEFSFIQVQTNKKSILMHHKFCVIDGPKAVKRKNILKAYAEKLNVHAQFTNTRMSLKLMKSKQVKGFVMSGSLNWSTQAMTSNHESVIVTSHPNIVGKFEKEFESLWVENEPFNDRH